The genomic interval GATTGAATCATTTTCTTTGCATAAATAAAAATAATGGTAATACTTTTATGGTCCCTAATAAAGAACCTGCTCCATAAGAAAAATGTAGTATCAAAAATGATGCTAGAACATAAAATAAATTCATATTTTTGGGTTTAAGCCTAATTGAAATTGTAGTTATAAAACCCAGATAAATTAAAATAATTAAAAGGCTTAAAAATATAAAGGGGAAATAAAAAAAAGATAAAATAACAGGGATAATAATGGATAAAATAAATCCCAGCGGAACAAAGTGTCTTAACGAAAGTGCTTTAAAATTGCGTGTATAATAAATAGTAAAGATATTCCAAAGTCCATTTTTAAAATTATTATTTGCAAAAGCAGAAAAATTGTTTCTGGCAAAATAGGTTGCCTTAACAGCAGGTACTAAAAATATTTTTCCACCACCATTTTTAATTCTCAGGTTAAATTCAATATCTTGATTTCTAGTCAGTTCTGTATTAAAAAATCCAAATTTTTCAAACACGCTTTTATGGTAACAACCAAAAGCTACTGTATCCACTTCACAAACATTATTCACCCCGGTACGAAATAATGCGTTTCCAACACCCCACTTATTCGATAAAACAAACTGAATAGCCTTTGATTTTTGAGTATTATCCAATGTTCTAGTTTCCAGCACTCCGCCAACTGCTTCAGCTTTTAATTTTTTTGCCCAACTTACAAGTTTCACAAAGTAATCTGCCGGATATTTTGCATGGGCACTTATAATA from Halanaerobiales bacterium carries:
- a CDS encoding glycosyltransferase family 2 protein — encoded protein: MDKISIIIPTRNEEKYLKQCLLSIVKNMSSVIEAEIFVIDGKSNDNTVEIVKEITQEYPNIQFLINEHQTTPYAINLGIEKSTGDYIFIISAHAKYPADYFVKLVSWAKKLKAEAVGGVLETRTLDNTQKSKAIQFVLSNKWGVGNALFRTGVNNVCEVDTVAFGCYHKSVFEKFGFFNTELTRNQDIEFNLRIKNGGGKIFLVPAVKATYFARNNFSAFANNNFKNGLWNIFTIYYTRNFKALSLRHFVPLGFILSIIIPVILSFFYFPFIFLSLLIILIYLGFITTISIRLKPKNMNLFYVLASFLILHFSYGAGSLLGTIKVLPLFLFMQRK